A single Candidatus Limnocylindria bacterium DNA region contains:
- a CDS encoding metalloregulator ArsR/SmtB family transcription factor produces the protein MAQPMHRFKSELFKTLGHPLRIQIVELLRDGEVSVRDLLRELDVEPSRASQQLGVLRTGGIVESRRADGTVYYWLRDPLVSELLDVGRRVFGKQVLELQDVLSAQKRAEGHGRTGATSRLTRGRRAAAKR, from the coding sequence ATGGCTCAGCCGATGCACCGGTTCAAGTCAGAGCTCTTCAAGACTCTCGGTCACCCGCTGCGTATCCAGATCGTCGAGCTCCTGCGTGACGGTGAGGTCAGTGTCCGTGACCTCCTTCGGGAGCTCGACGTGGAGCCGTCGAGAGCCTCACAGCAGCTCGGTGTCCTCCGGACCGGCGGGATCGTCGAGAGCCGCCGTGCCGATGGCACCGTGTACTACTGGCTGCGCGATCCACTCGTCTCCGAGCTGCTGGACGTGGGCCGCCGCGTGTTCGGCAAACAGGTGCTCGAGCTCCAAGACGTGCTCTCCGCGCAGAAACGAGCGGAGGGTCACGGGCGGACCGGGGCAACGAGCCGTCTGACGCGGGGCCGGCGCGCCGCGGCGAAGCGCTGA